The proteins below are encoded in one region of Paraburkholderia aromaticivorans:
- a CDS encoding VRR-NUC domain-containing protein, which translates to MATTASPYALYYLLNFERALAWLAQRYDDLFDAHEQAFLREFAALPQSSRALLVRMLMRKGTLFRASRLSYDEIGCPSQAAAPIAALGWVDTEPGLTLDELFALTTRAELMEIFADAIALIPGARSLRKPDLLETLRPFYASESDEEDATARPLSAWHGRTEDRVFHVAIAPLCERLRLMFFGNLQQEWSEFVLADLGVFQYEKVAFAPSSRAFQQRADVDVYLALHVCREALEWLPSGETEAVAVDELVATVAAIETANPWLETRRAKLLFRIGYLCERRQNWSAALAVYERCAWPGARHRRMRVLERSERFDDAFALASQAAAAPESEEEAQRIARMLPRLQRKRGEPVARMPAARPVERNMLVLPRPEAPMPVEYVARDHLTCETAPVHYVENALINSLFGLLCWEPVFAALPGAFFHPLQRGPADLHAPDFHARRAEHFAACLAQLDSGVYRETILRHLHGKAGLQSPFVFWGLLTPELVALALDCLPAAHLRLWFERLLRDVRGNRSGLPDLIRFWPAERRYELIEVKGPGDRLQDNQIRWLAYCAQHGMPVRVLDVRWADEAVVAEGGGAVEAATEVDAEAGAEATTKAAEAAA; encoded by the coding sequence GTGGCAACGACTGCCTCTCCCTACGCCCTCTACTATCTGCTGAACTTCGAGCGCGCCCTGGCGTGGCTCGCGCAGCGTTACGACGATCTGTTCGACGCGCACGAGCAAGCGTTCCTGCGCGAGTTCGCCGCGTTGCCGCAGTCATCGCGCGCGCTGCTGGTTCGCATGCTGATGCGCAAAGGCACGCTGTTCCGCGCGAGCCGCCTGTCCTACGACGAGATCGGCTGCCCGTCGCAGGCGGCCGCGCCGATCGCGGCGCTCGGCTGGGTCGACACCGAACCGGGCCTCACACTCGACGAACTGTTCGCGCTCACCACGCGCGCCGAGTTGATGGAGATTTTCGCGGACGCCATCGCGTTGATTCCGGGCGCAAGGAGCCTGCGCAAGCCGGATCTGCTGGAAACACTTCGCCCGTTTTATGCAAGCGAGAGCGACGAGGAAGACGCCACGGCGCGCCCGCTTTCGGCATGGCACGGTCGAACTGAGGACCGCGTTTTTCACGTGGCGATCGCGCCGCTTTGCGAACGTTTGCGTCTGATGTTCTTCGGCAATTTGCAGCAGGAGTGGTCGGAGTTCGTGCTCGCCGACCTCGGTGTGTTCCAGTACGAGAAAGTGGCGTTCGCGCCTTCGTCGCGCGCGTTCCAGCAGCGCGCGGACGTCGACGTCTATCTCGCGTTGCACGTATGCCGTGAAGCGCTCGAATGGCTGCCCAGCGGCGAGACCGAAGCGGTCGCGGTCGACGAACTCGTCGCCACGGTCGCCGCCATTGAAACTGCCAACCCCTGGCTTGAAACACGGCGCGCGAAACTGTTGTTCCGCATCGGTTACCTGTGCGAGCGTCGGCAGAACTGGTCGGCCGCGCTCGCCGTTTATGAGCGTTGTGCGTGGCCCGGCGCGCGTCATCGGCGCATGCGCGTGCTCGAACGCAGCGAGCGTTTCGACGATGCCTTCGCGCTGGCCTCGCAAGCCGCCGCCGCGCCGGAAAGCGAAGAAGAGGCGCAACGCATCGCGCGCATGCTGCCGCGTTTGCAGCGCAAGCGCGGCGAACCGGTCGCGCGGATGCCCGCCGCTCGCCCGGTCGAGCGCAACATGCTTGTGTTGCCGCGACCCGAGGCGCCGATGCCGGTCGAATACGTCGCCCGCGATCATCTGACGTGCGAGACCGCGCCGGTGCATTACGTCGAGAACGCGTTGATCAACTCACTGTTTGGGCTGTTGTGCTGGGAGCCGGTTTTCGCGGCGTTGCCCGGCGCGTTTTTTCATCCGTTGCAGCGCGGTCCCGCCGATCTGCACGCGCCGGATTTTCATGCGCGCCGCGCTGAGCACTTCGCCGCGTGTCTCGCGCAACTCGACAGCGGTGTCTATCGCGAGACGATTTTGCGGCATCTGCATGGCAAGGCAGGGCTGCAATCGCCGTTCGTGTTCTGGGGGCTGCTCACGCCAGAGCTCGTTGCATTGGCGCTCGACTGTCTGCCGGCCGCTCATCTGAGGTTGTGGTTCGAGCGCTTGTTGCGCGATGTTCGTGGCAATCGTTCCGGGTTGCCGGATCTGATCCGCTTCTGGCCTGCTGAGCGCCGCTATGAGTTGATCGAAGTGAAAGGCCCAGGCGACCGCTTGCAGGACAATCAGATCCGCTGGCTTGCGTATTGCGCGCAGCATGGAATGCCGGTGCGCGTGCTCGATGTGCGCTGGGCCGATGAAGCTGTAGTCGCGGAAGGTGGTGGCGCGGTTGAAGCTGCTACCGAGGTCGACGCTGAGGCCGGCGCTGAGGCCACCACCAAAGCCGCCGAGGCCGCCGCATGA
- a CDS encoding ATP-dependent DNA helicase → MTYVVAVRAMCEFTARRGDLDLRFTPAPTSLEGMAGHVTVAGRRASGYETEITQTGTHRSLTVRGRADGYDPQANRLEEVKTHRGDLERMPANHRTLHWAQALVYGHLLCRTRELTELTVALVYFDIGTQKEVLLTQTHTARELEIFFVEQCERFLDWAVQEEAHRAARNAALDALQFPHGQFRSGQRELAVSVYRAARDGKPLMAQAPTGIGKTLATIFPLLKACASDQIDRMFFLTAKTPGRALALDAIETLHQGATRLPLRTLELVARDKACEHPDKACNGESCPLARGFYDRLDAARSAALAGPRLDRAAVREAALANDVCPYYLAQELARWADVVVGDYNYYYDSSAMLYALTQINQWRVGVLVDEAHNLLDRARRMYSASLDQAAFRLARKTAPATLRKPLERLQREWNAVKRAQTATYQVYADVPGKLLSAAQNLIGAVTDQLAEAPLSIDEASLRFFFDAMHFVALAEQFGEHSIFDITLTTDRYAPRDKTNATLCVRNVIPAPFLAPRYAAARTTVMFSGTLNPHHFYRDTLGLPEQTQWLEVEGPFRAEQLQVRVAGNVSTRWRDRERSLMPIVDLIAKQYAAQPGNYLGFLSSFEYLQRVVALMRERHPDLPVWAQEPGMDETARDAFLARFRTMNQGVGFAVLGGAFSEGVDLVGRQLIGAFIATLGLPQMNEINEQMRRTMETKFGNGYDYMYLYPGLQKVVQAAGRVIRTEQDQGVVHLIDDRYRRPEVRRLLPRWWDVQ, encoded by the coding sequence ATGACCTACGTGGTCGCCGTACGGGCGATGTGCGAGTTCACCGCGAGGCGCGGCGATCTCGATCTGCGCTTCACGCCGGCGCCGACCTCGCTCGAAGGCATGGCGGGCCACGTGACGGTCGCCGGCCGGCGCGCGAGCGGCTACGAAACCGAAATCACGCAGACGGGCACGCATCGCAGCCTGACCGTGCGCGGGCGCGCCGACGGCTACGACCCGCAAGCGAACCGGCTGGAAGAGGTCAAGACGCATCGCGGCGATCTCGAACGCATGCCCGCCAATCACCGCACGCTGCACTGGGCGCAGGCGCTCGTCTACGGACATTTGCTGTGCCGGACGCGGGAGCTAACGGAGCTGACTGTAGCGTTGGTGTACTTCGATATCGGCACGCAGAAAGAGGTGCTGTTGACGCAAACGCATACCGCGCGCGAGCTGGAGATTTTCTTCGTCGAGCAATGCGAGCGGTTTCTCGATTGGGCGGTGCAGGAAGAGGCGCATCGGGCCGCACGCAACGCGGCGCTCGACGCGCTGCAGTTTCCGCACGGGCAGTTTCGCAGTGGGCAGCGCGAACTGGCGGTGTCGGTGTATCGTGCGGCGCGCGACGGCAAGCCTTTGATGGCGCAGGCGCCAACCGGCATCGGCAAGACGCTCGCGACGATTTTTCCCTTGCTCAAGGCTTGCGCATCGGACCAGATCGACCGGATGTTCTTTCTGACCGCCAAGACCCCCGGCCGCGCGCTGGCATTGGACGCGATCGAAACGCTCCATCAAGGCGCCACGCGTCTGCCGCTAAGAACCCTCGAACTGGTCGCGCGCGACAAAGCCTGCGAGCATCCCGACAAAGCCTGCAATGGCGAATCCTGTCCGCTCGCGCGCGGTTTCTACGACCGGCTCGACGCGGCCCGCAGCGCGGCGCTGGCCGGTCCGCGCCTCGACCGCGCGGCGGTGCGCGAAGCGGCGCTCGCCAACGACGTCTGTCCGTACTATCTGGCGCAGGAACTGGCGCGCTGGGCCGACGTGGTGGTCGGCGATTACAACTACTACTACGACAGCAGCGCGATGCTATACGCGCTTACGCAGATCAACCAGTGGCGCGTGGGCGTGCTGGTCGACGAGGCGCACAATCTGCTCGACCGCGCGCGGCGCATGTACAGCGCGTCGCTCGATCAGGCGGCGTTCCGGCTCGCGCGCAAGACCGCGCCGGCCACCTTGCGCAAGCCGCTTGAACGGCTGCAACGCGAGTGGAACGCCGTCAAGCGCGCGCAGACCGCGACCTATCAGGTCTACGCCGACGTCCCCGGCAAACTGCTCTCGGCCGCGCAGAATCTGATCGGCGCGGTCACGGATCAACTGGCGGAAGCGCCGCTTTCCATCGACGAAGCGTCGCTGCGCTTTTTCTTCGACGCGATGCATTTCGTCGCGCTGGCCGAGCAGTTCGGCGAGCATTCGATCTTCGATATCACGCTCACCACAGACCGTTACGCGCCGCGCGACAAAACGAATGCCACGCTGTGCGTGCGCAACGTGATTCCCGCGCCGTTTCTCGCGCCTCGCTACGCGGCCGCGCGCACCACGGTGATGTTCTCCGGCACGCTCAACCCACATCATTTCTATCGCGACACGCTGGGCCTGCCCGAACAGACCCAATGGCTCGAAGTGGAAGGGCCCTTTCGCGCCGAGCAGTTGCAAGTGCGCGTGGCCGGCAACGTATCGACGCGTTGGCGCGACCGCGAGCGTTCTCTCATGCCGATCGTCGATCTGATCGCGAAGCAATACGCGGCGCAGCCGGGCAACTATCTGGGCTTTCTGAGCAGCTTCGAGTATTTGCAGCGGGTGGTCGCGCTGATGCGCGAACGGCATCCGGATTTGCCGGTCTGGGCGCAGGAACCCGGCATGGACGAAACGGCGCGCGACGCGTTTCTCGCGCGCTTTCGCACCATGAACCAGGGCGTGGGCTTCGCGGTGCTCGGCGGCGCGTTTTCGGAAGGCGTCGACCTGGTCGGCCGGCAATTGATCGGCGCGTTCATCGCCACGCTCGGTTTGCCGCAGATGAACGAGATCAACGAACAGATGCGTCGCACGATGGAGACGAAGTTCGGCAACGGCTACGACTACATGTATCTGTACCCTGGCTTGCAGAAAGTGGTGCAGGCGGCAGGGCGCGTGATCCGCACGGAGCAGGACCAGGGCGTGGTGCATCTGATCGACGACCGCTATCGGCGGCCGGAAGTGCGGCGGTTGCTGCCGCGCTGGTGGGACGTGCAATAG
- a CDS encoding alpha/beta fold hydrolase produces MNATAPYLADEPNTIRTADNTRLFFRDWGQGTPLVFLSGWTLNSDMWAYQMEPLSRLDCRCIAYDRRGHGRSSDPGRGYDFDTLAGDLESVLSALDLTGVTLVAHSIASGEAVRYLTRYGSARVARVAFVAPAATPYLLKTDDNPNGIDAALFEQGRLALSRSFPDWIEANAPPYFGPGVSRAPMDWTIRMMMQTSHQAMLELARVQTITDFRAELARIEVPSLVLHGDRDASAPLELTGRPTAALIPGASLHVYEGAGHGFYFTHAERLNQDLLAFLGRQPA; encoded by the coding sequence ATGAACGCAACCGCCCCGTATCTCGCCGACGAACCGAACACCATCCGCACCGCCGACAACACACGTCTTTTCTTCCGCGACTGGGGGCAGGGCACGCCGCTCGTATTCCTCTCAGGCTGGACGCTGAACTCCGACATGTGGGCGTACCAGATGGAACCGCTGTCGCGCCTCGATTGCCGCTGCATCGCGTACGACCGGCGCGGGCATGGCCGTTCGAGCGACCCGGGCCGCGGCTACGACTTCGACACGCTCGCCGGCGATCTGGAAAGCGTCTTGAGCGCGCTTGATCTGACCGGCGTCACGCTGGTCGCGCATTCAATTGCGAGCGGTGAAGCGGTGCGTTACCTGACGCGTTACGGTTCGGCGCGCGTCGCCCGGGTCGCGTTCGTCGCGCCCGCTGCCACGCCGTATCTGCTGAAAACCGACGACAACCCTAACGGTATCGACGCCGCGTTGTTCGAGCAGGGCCGCCTCGCGCTGAGCCGCTCCTTTCCCGACTGGATCGAGGCGAATGCGCCGCCGTATTTCGGGCCCGGCGTGTCGCGCGCGCCGATGGACTGGACGATCCGCATGATGATGCAAACCTCGCATCAGGCGATGCTCGAACTGGCCCGCGTCCAGACCATCACCGATTTTCGCGCGGAACTGGCACGGATCGAGGTGCCGTCGCTGGTTCTGCATGGCGACCGTGATGCGTCGGCGCCGCTCGAACTGACCGGGCGGCCCACCGCGGCGCTGATACCCGGCGCGTCACTGCATGTCTACGAAGGCGCCGGTCACGGTTTTTACTTCACTCATGCGGAGAGGTTGAACCAGGATTTGCTGGCGTTCCTGGGCCGCCAGCCGGCTTAG
- a CDS encoding mechanosensitive ion channel family protein, giving the protein MRKLFPIWFFFLLAFIAAPVFAATAPATPASSASGVGVTLTPEQARQALAVLNDPKRRAQVADTLQAIAAAGALSAPPASAPAAASAPAAASGAGAIVPAAFKSNGLASQLARQGAHWAVHLGTSLSSSVAALLDVASVRAWWNWQSTNHQARAVLGHVAWSLLAALIPALVLEWLARHLLRRAYRALAARREREDEDDAAQADLPVDVAPQPADAPNAAPPLPVSPASPVSAAQAQAEAVPSGTSAATKAKGKVTEAKGKQNAKHHWTLLRRLPRALLTMVLRLLPLVVFVGAASALMSIFTDDGTPQDRALDSLVDIYVLCRVIVIVSGFFLQPAAPRLRLLRMSDAWAAFVQRWVVRIVSVVGAGSAVAEIAQSLGLNDAAHLALMKVVALAGHVLISILLLQCANPVGELIRKRVAERKSLEIVGNVFAEVWAWAAVFVVMALWFIWALDVQNGYHTLLHLGGISLAVLVGARVVSIVLFGALARLFNVEGDATKSLVHLHAYRYYPLLRRVVAWIIGIVTALALLQVWGVHVVDLFRTGTIGHRLASAIITIGVAAVIALLVWEGVNVSVEQRLDRWTTSGDLVRAARLRTLLPMLRSALFCVIALVVVLTGLSELGVNIGPLLAGASIFGVALGFGSQKLVQDFITGIFLLMENAMQVGDWVTLAGVSGTVEYLSIRTVRLRGGDGSLYIVPFSSVSTVNNTNRGIGNAAVKVNIVFGQDVDLAIDTLKEIGAALREDDKFKDGILSDFSFWGVDALDGSAITLAGQIQCRDSARWGVQREFNRRILFQFQERGIEIANPQRHLLTWDPESAPARIEADDMSKDAPDSPDAAKDEPPAAAPSDDAAGKADAPVEDQLPVDPKPAGGPGTPANPGSTSPHE; this is encoded by the coding sequence ATGCGCAAATTATTCCCAATCTGGTTTTTCTTCCTTCTCGCTTTCATCGCCGCGCCGGTTTTCGCCGCCACCGCGCCGGCTACGCCCGCATCGTCGGCCTCCGGCGTCGGCGTCACGCTGACTCCCGAGCAGGCCCGCCAGGCGCTCGCCGTTCTCAATGATCCCAAGCGCCGCGCGCAAGTCGCCGACACGCTGCAGGCCATCGCCGCCGCCGGCGCGCTGAGCGCCCCGCCCGCTTCCGCGCCCGCCGCCGCCTCGGCGCCCGCTGCGGCGAGCGGCGCCGGCGCCATCGTGCCGGCGGCGTTCAAGTCCAACGGCCTCGCCTCGCAACTGGCCCGCCAGGGCGCGCACTGGGCGGTCCACCTCGGCACGTCGTTGAGCAGTTCGGTCGCCGCGCTGCTGGATGTTGCATCGGTCCGTGCCTGGTGGAACTGGCAATCGACCAACCATCAAGCGCGTGCCGTGCTGGGCCACGTCGCGTGGTCGCTGCTGGCCGCGCTGATCCCCGCGCTCGTGCTCGAATGGCTCGCGCGCCACCTGCTGCGCCGCGCCTACAGGGCGCTGGCCGCGCGCCGCGAACGGGAAGACGAAGACGACGCCGCGCAAGCCGATCTGCCCGTCGACGTCGCGCCTCAACCCGCCGACGCGCCGAACGCCGCGCCGCCCTTGCCCGTGTCGCCGGCTTCGCCGGTGAGTGCGGCGCAGGCACAAGCCGAGGCCGTGCCATCAGGCACCTCGGCCGCTACGAAGGCCAAAGGCAAGGTCACCGAAGCCAAAGGCAAGCAGAACGCCAAACATCACTGGACGCTCCTGCGGCGCCTGCCGCGCGCACTCCTGACCATGGTGCTGCGGCTGTTGCCGCTTGTGGTGTTCGTCGGCGCGGCGAGCGCGCTGATGTCGATCTTCACCGACGACGGCACGCCGCAAGACCGCGCGCTCGATTCACTGGTCGACATCTACGTGCTGTGCCGGGTGATCGTGATCGTCAGCGGTTTCTTCCTGCAACCGGCCGCGCCACGTCTGCGTCTGCTCCGTATGAGCGATGCGTGGGCCGCCTTCGTGCAGCGCTGGGTGGTGCGAATTGTCAGCGTGGTGGGCGCGGGTTCCGCGGTCGCGGAGATCGCGCAGTCGCTCGGCCTGAACGACGCGGCGCATCTCGCCTTGATGAAAGTGGTCGCGCTCGCCGGCCACGTCCTGATTTCGATCCTGCTGCTGCAATGCGCGAACCCGGTCGGCGAACTGATCCGCAAGCGCGTCGCCGAGCGCAAATCGCTGGAGATCGTCGGCAATGTCTTCGCCGAGGTCTGGGCGTGGGCCGCGGTGTTCGTCGTCATGGCGCTGTGGTTCATCTGGGCGCTCGACGTGCAGAATGGCTATCACACGCTGCTGCACCTCGGCGGCATTTCGCTGGCGGTGCTGGTGGGCGCGCGGGTCGTGTCGATCGTGTTGTTCGGCGCGCTGGCGCGGCTCTTCAATGTCGAGGGCGACGCAACGAAGTCGCTCGTGCATCTGCACGCGTACCGCTATTACCCGCTGCTGCGCCGCGTGGTGGCGTGGATCATCGGCATCGTGACCGCGCTCGCGCTGTTGCAGGTGTGGGGCGTCCATGTGGTCGACCTGTTCCGGACGGGCACGATCGGGCACCGGCTCGCATCGGCGATCATCACGATCGGCGTGGCAGCCGTGATCGCGCTGCTGGTGTGGGAAGGCGTCAATGTGTCCGTCGAACAGCGGCTGGACCGCTGGACCACTAGCGGCGACCTCGTGCGCGCGGCGCGCTTGCGCACCCTGCTGCCGATGCTGCGCAGCGCGCTCTTCTGCGTCATCGCGCTGGTGGTGGTGCTCACTGGATTGAGCGAACTCGGCGTGAACATCGGGCCGCTGCTGGCAGGTGCGAGTATCTTCGGCGTGGCGCTCGGTTTCGGCTCGCAAAAACTGGTGCAGGATTTCATCACCGGCATTTTCCTGTTGATGGAAAACGCGATGCAGGTCGGCGACTGGGTCACGCTCGCGGGCGTGTCCGGCACCGTCGAATATCTGTCGATCCGCACCGTGCGGCTGCGTGGCGGCGACGGTTCGCTCTACATCGTGCCGTTCAGTTCGGTGTCGACGGTGAACAACACGAATCGCGGCATCGGCAATGCGGCGGTGAAGGTCAACATCGTGTTCGGCCAGGATGTCGATCTCGCCATCGACACCTTGAAGGAAATCGGCGCCGCCTTGCGCGAGGACGACAAGTTCAAGGACGGCATTCTGTCGGACTTCAGCTTCTGGGGCGTCGATGCGCTCGACGGCTCGGCCATCACGCTGGCCGGCCAGATTCAGTGCCGCGACAGCGCGCGCTGGGGCGTGCAGCGCGAATTCAACCGGCGCATTCTCTTCCAGTTCCAGGAGAGAGGCATCGAGATCGCGAACCCGCAGCGCCACCTGTTGACGTGGGATCCGGAAAGCGCGCCGGCCAGGATCGAAGCGGATGACATGAGCAAAGACGCACCTGACTCACCTGACGCAGCGAAGGACGAGCCGCCCGCCGCTGCGCCGTCCGACGACGCGGCCGGCAAAGCCGACGCGCCGGTGGAAGACCAGTTGCCCGTCGATCCTAAGCCGGCTGGCGGCCCAGGAACGCCAGCAAATCCTGGTTCAACCTCTCCGCATGAGTGA
- a CDS encoding NIPSNAP family protein: MAITCFIRYQIDPFQRDAFDEYARNWGRIIPRCGGHLIGYFLPHEGTNDIAWGLIAFDSLAAYEAYRARLRADAEARDNFKLAQTKRFILREERTFTEVVEGTLGVPQVRRAAATE, translated from the coding sequence ATGGCGATTACCTGCTTCATCCGCTATCAGATCGATCCTTTCCAGCGCGACGCCTTCGACGAATACGCCCGCAACTGGGGCCGCATTATTCCGCGCTGCGGCGGCCATCTGATCGGCTATTTCCTGCCGCACGAGGGGACCAACGACATCGCGTGGGGTTTGATCGCGTTCGACAGTCTCGCGGCCTATGAAGCGTATCGGGCGAGGCTGCGCGCCGATGCCGAGGCACGCGACAATTTCAAGCTAGCCCAAACGAAGCGCTTCATTCTGCGCGAGGAGCGCACCTTCACTGAAGTCGTGGAAGGCACCCTGGGTGTGCCGCAGGTGCGTAGGGCAGCGGCGACGGAGTGA
- a CDS encoding MFS transporter has product MADPHAPALERRSSSVLPAQASPCDALVIRTQPLSLVHPCRRKKLALAATILGSSMAFIDGSVVNVALPSIQSELGASVAAIQWVVDAYLLFLGALVLVGGSLGDKLGRRTVFIAGIGLFTLASIGCGLAPGAGALIAARAVQGVGAALLVPSSLSIIGAVFDDKERGQAIGTWAGVGAITSALGPVAGGWLVDAFSWRAIFFLNVPIACATVALAVMAVPDSRQNDDGNSSTLASGTTGHAAAGLDWPGAATVTAGLAALTYGLTLASARGFGDRWVLASILGGLLVLIAFVALEAQTRNPMMPLDVFRSRDFVGANLVTLLLYFGVGGALFFLPFTLIRAYGYSATQAGAALLPVPVTIGLLSRFTGGLTSRYGARALLTAGPVVAAAGFAMLALPWVRGEYWRGFLPALAVLGLGMTVTVAPLTTTVMTSVSAARTGVASGINNAVARVASLLAIAVLGIVFVWSHDAALDARLDALHVPPATRAAASLAQVGMDSGAASPAAGTGASEGKVGGARADTTAAHAETDAAQTNVDTAQAQAEVARAQADALGAALRAVALVSALCALAGAALAFLTIRSQRPL; this is encoded by the coding sequence TTGGCCGACCCGCACGCACCGGCGCTCGAGCGCCGTTCCTCGTCCGTCCTGCCCGCTCAGGCCAGCCCGTGCGACGCGCTCGTCATCCGCACGCAGCCTCTCAGTCTCGTCCACCCGTGCCGGCGTAAAAAACTCGCGCTGGCCGCGACCATCCTCGGCTCGAGCATGGCCTTCATCGATGGCTCCGTGGTCAATGTCGCCTTGCCGTCCATCCAGAGCGAACTGGGCGCGAGCGTGGCGGCGATCCAGTGGGTCGTCGACGCCTATCTGCTGTTTCTCGGCGCGCTGGTGCTGGTGGGCGGCTCGCTCGGCGACAAGCTCGGCCGGCGCACGGTGTTCATCGCGGGAATCGGGCTGTTCACGCTGGCCTCGATCGGCTGCGGCCTCGCGCCGGGCGCCGGCGCCCTGATCGCGGCACGCGCCGTGCAAGGCGTGGGCGCGGCGCTGCTGGTGCCGAGCAGCCTCTCGATCATCGGCGCGGTGTTCGACGACAAGGAGCGCGGCCAGGCGATCGGCACCTGGGCCGGCGTCGGCGCGATTACCTCGGCGCTCGGGCCGGTGGCGGGCGGCTGGCTCGTCGATGCGTTTTCGTGGCGGGCCATCTTCTTCCTGAACGTGCCGATTGCGTGCGCGACCGTCGCGCTGGCGGTCATGGCTGTGCCGGATAGCCGGCAGAATGATGATGGGAATTCGTCCACGCTCGCCAGCGGGACCACCGGACATGCGGCGGCCGGACTCGACTGGCCGGGCGCGGCCACGGTCACCGCCGGACTCGCCGCCCTGACCTACGGCCTGACCCTTGCCTCGGCGCGCGGCTTCGGCGACCGCTGGGTGCTGGCGTCGATCCTCGGCGGGCTGCTGGTGCTGATCGCTTTCGTCGCGCTCGAAGCCCAAACCCGCAATCCGATGATGCCGCTCGACGTGTTCCGTTCACGCGACTTCGTCGGCGCCAATCTCGTCACGCTGCTGCTTTACTTTGGGGTCGGCGGGGCGCTGTTCTTCCTGCCGTTCACGCTGATCCGCGCTTATGGTTACAGCGCGACTCAGGCGGGCGCGGCGTTGCTGCCGGTGCCGGTGACCATCGGCCTGCTGTCGCGCTTCACCGGCGGCCTGACGAGCCGCTATGGCGCGCGGGCCTTGCTGACCGCGGGGCCGGTCGTCGCCGCGGCCGGCTTCGCGATGCTCGCGCTGCCGTGGGTACGCGGCGAGTACTGGCGCGGCTTTCTTCCCGCGCTGGCCGTGCTCGGACTTGGCATGACCGTTACCGTCGCGCCGCTGACGACGACGGTGATGACTTCGGTGTCCGCTGCGCGCACGGGCGTCGCTTCGGGCATCAATAACGCGGTGGCGCGGGTGGCGAGCCTGCTGGCGATCGCGGTGCTGGGAATCGTGTTCGTGTGGTCGCACGATGCGGCACTCGATGCGCGACTGGATGCGCTGCATGTGCCGCCGGCGACGCGCGCAGCGGCCAGCCTGGCGCAGGTTGGCATGGATTCGGGCGCTGCGTCGCCGGCCGCTGGGACCGGTGCGTCGGAGGGGAAAGTGGGTGGGGCGCGGGCAGATACGACGGCGGCGCACGCGGAAACCGACGCGGCCCAAACAAACGTGGATACGGCACAAGCGCAAGCCGAAGTGGCGCGGGCACAAGCCGACGCGCTCGGCGCGGCGTTGCGCGCGGTAGCGCTGGTGTCGGCGTTGTGCGCGCTGGCCGGTGCAGCGCTGGCGTTTTTGACGATCCGCTCGCAACGGCCGCTTTAG